In Streptomyces sp. SN-593, a single genomic region encodes these proteins:
- a CDS encoding DUF2470 domain-containing protein: MSVFKTATVCEPTPAERVRTVLAAADSLSATTVWACEEVMVGAAVEFGAGTRLRLPADCHLAGEARAAGPGGMPAVLEWTDVAPVPVAVRVRAQVRVLARLYAPEPGPAGTVRLRADLRQVGLTTEGRATALVAPRALATALPDPLATAEARLLLHLAEDHQDHVEALARLLNTRQLLGVTRVTPLALDRYGIVLRLDYGRRRQDVRLRFLRPLSDPDDLGHHLHALLAQGHRPRGLA, from the coding sequence CGACTCGCTCAGCGCGACGACCGTGTGGGCGTGCGAGGAGGTGATGGTCGGCGCGGCCGTGGAGTTCGGCGCCGGGACCCGGCTGCGCCTGCCCGCCGACTGCCACCTGGCCGGCGAGGCCCGGGCCGCGGGGCCGGGCGGCATGCCGGCGGTGCTGGAGTGGACCGACGTCGCGCCGGTCCCGGTGGCGGTCCGGGTCCGCGCGCAGGTGCGCGTCCTGGCCCGCCTGTACGCGCCGGAACCCGGCCCCGCGGGAACCGTGCGGTTGCGCGCCGACCTCCGCCAGGTCGGGCTCACCACCGAGGGCCGGGCGACGGCCCTGGTCGCGCCCCGGGCCCTGGCCACCGCGCTGCCGGACCCGCTCGCCACCGCCGAGGCCCGGCTGCTGCTGCACCTGGCCGAGGACCACCAGGACCATGTGGAGGCGCTGGCCCGCCTGCTGAACACCCGCCAGCTCCTGGGCGTCACGCGCGTCACCCCGCTGGCGCTCGACCGGTACGGGATCGTCCTGCGGCTGGACTACGGCCGCCGCCGGCAGGACGTCCGCCTGCGGTTCCTCCGCCCGCTGTCGGACCCGGACGACCTCGGCCACCACCTGCACGCCCTGCTCGCCCAGGGGCACCGCCCCCGCGGCCTGGCCTGA